In a genomic window of Halostella litorea:
- a CDS encoding alpha/beta fold hydrolase: MNDADPTDVRGVTVRGDSDGTPVVFVHGATLTRSQWLPQAAAMDGIRAVAFDLPGHGERADEPFRFERALDLLDRVIDEAAGGRAVVVGLSLGGYLATSYAARSPEKVEALVISGSSANPTGLLGVLTRVAGAVTRLASRSGLVRRAYGALWKRALKRFDLRDDHRRAIADAGFYLRPFGEAGRDLAGRDFRAEFGRYPGPALVLNGEGDALSRRGEAAHAAATTDARVEVLDDAGHTCNLHRAAAYTEAVERFYREAAPAEVGRGGR; the protein is encoded by the coding sequence ACGGTCCGGGGCGACTCGGACGGGACGCCCGTGGTGTTCGTCCACGGCGCGACGCTGACGCGGAGCCAGTGGCTCCCACAGGCGGCGGCGATGGACGGAATTCGCGCCGTGGCGTTCGACCTGCCGGGCCACGGCGAGCGCGCGGACGAGCCGTTCCGCTTCGAGCGGGCGCTTGACCTCCTCGACCGCGTCATCGACGAGGCCGCCGGCGGTCGGGCCGTCGTCGTCGGCCTCTCGCTGGGCGGCTACCTCGCCACGTCGTACGCCGCGCGCAGCCCGGAGAAAGTCGAGGCGCTGGTCATCTCCGGCAGCAGCGCAAACCCGACTGGGCTGCTCGGCGTCCTCACGCGGGTCGCCGGGGCGGTCACGCGGCTCGCCAGCCGGAGCGGGCTGGTCCGCCGGGCCTACGGCGCGCTCTGGAAGCGCGCGCTGAAGCGGTTCGACCTCCGGGACGACCACCGGCGGGCCATCGCCGACGCCGGCTTCTACCTGCGGCCGTTCGGCGAGGCGGGCCGTGACCTGGCGGGCCGCGACTTCCGCGCCGAGTTCGGCCGCTACCCCGGCCCGGCGCTCGTGTTGAACGGCGAGGGCGACGCGCTCTCGCGGCGGGGCGAGGCCGCCCACGCGGCGGCCACCACCGACGCCCGCGTCGAGGTGCTCGACGACGCCGGCCACACCTGCAACCTCCACCGGGCGGCGGCGTACACCGAGGCCGTCGAGCGGTTCTACCGGGAGGCGGCCCCCGCGGAGGTCGGCCGTGGCGGGCGGTGA
- a CDS encoding phosphohydrolase translates to MPEITVSDSLYNKLEEAAQDNELDDALWEMVYLFERGNNPAE, encoded by the coding sequence ATGCCCGAAATCACGGTGTCCGACAGCCTGTACAACAAACTGGAGGAGGCGGCCCAGGACAACGAGCTCGACGATGCGCTGTGGGAGATGGTGTACCTGTTCGAGCGCGGCAACAACCCCGCCGAGTAA
- a CDS encoding redox-regulated ATPase YchF: MTYKIGLVGKPSVGKSTFFNAATMNDVPEGAYPFTTIDPSVGEAYVRVDCAAPEFGETCTPETGYCEDGTRFVPVKLVDVAGLIPGAHQGEGLGNQFLTDLNEADVLVHVVDFSGETDLEGEPTEGHDPRADIDFLENELDMWYLDVLEKGIERHRSGYDGEESKVEVDLAEQMSAFRTNKDEIKQVVLSLDLPLDPDGWDADDREALAREIRKRTKPMVIAANKMDTPAAQANYEDITNDPEYEHLTVVPASAHAEKALKAADEGGAVDYRAGDGDFEVTGDVDAEQETGLDAIGEFLDSFGGTGVQRTLETALFDELGAVAVFPGSANGIVTDDGKVLRDCFVLPAGATAEDFAYHLHSDIGDGFLHAVDCRTERQIAADATLSNRDVVEIVSTN; encoded by the coding sequence ATGACCTACAAGATCGGCCTCGTCGGCAAGCCCTCGGTCGGGAAGTCGACGTTTTTCAACGCGGCGACGATGAACGACGTACCGGAGGGGGCGTACCCCTTCACGACCATCGACCCCAGCGTCGGCGAGGCGTACGTCCGCGTGGACTGCGCCGCGCCGGAGTTCGGCGAGACCTGCACCCCGGAGACGGGCTACTGCGAGGACGGCACCCGGTTCGTCCCGGTGAAACTCGTCGACGTGGCGGGGCTCATCCCCGGCGCACACCAGGGCGAGGGCCTCGGAAACCAGTTCCTCACGGACCTCAACGAGGCGGACGTGCTCGTCCACGTCGTCGACTTCTCAGGCGAGACCGACCTGGAGGGCGAACCCACCGAGGGCCACGACCCCCGGGCGGACATCGACTTCCTGGAGAACGAACTCGACATGTGGTACCTCGACGTGCTGGAGAAAGGCATCGAGCGCCACCGTTCGGGCTACGACGGCGAGGAGTCGAAGGTCGAAGTCGACCTCGCCGAACAGATGAGCGCGTTCCGCACCAACAAAGACGAGATCAAGCAGGTCGTCCTCTCGCTGGACCTGCCGCTCGACCCGGACGGGTGGGACGCCGACGACCGCGAGGCGCTGGCCCGCGAGATCCGCAAGCGGACGAAGCCGATGGTGATCGCGGCGAACAAGATGGACACGCCCGCGGCGCAGGCGAACTACGAGGACATCACGAACGACCCCGAGTACGAGCACCTCACCGTCGTCCCGGCCAGCGCCCACGCTGAGAAGGCGCTGAAGGCCGCCGACGAGGGCGGCGCTGTCGACTACCGCGCCGGCGACGGCGACTTCGAGGTCACGGGCGACGTCGACGCGGAACAGGAAACGGGCCTCGACGCCATCGGCGAGTTCCTCGATTCGTTCGGCGGCACGGGCGTCCAGCGGACGCTGGAGACCGCGCTGTTCGACGAACTGGGCGCGGTCGCCGTCTTCCCCGGTTCGGCCAACGGCATCGTCACCGACGACGGGAAGGTGCTGCGCGACTGCTTCGTCCTCCCGGCGGGCGCGACGGCGGAGGACTTCGCCTACCACCTGCACTCCGACATCGGCGACGGCTTCCTCCACGCCGTCGACTGCCGGACGGAGCGACAGATCGCCGCGGACGCGACGCTCTCGAACCGCGACGTCGTAGAAATCGTGTCGACGAACTGA
- a CDS encoding universal stress protein, whose protein sequence is MYDDLLMPTDGSEGTVTALSHAREIAANHGATLHVVHVVDRRVYLAAGKDEQDEVLAGLEADGEAAVDTVVDRLDGSGLDVVTAVREGIPHRELLDYADEQEIDLITIGTHGRSGRDRIVNMGSVTEKVVDSCERPVLVVPLDDA, encoded by the coding sequence ATGTACGACGACCTGCTGATGCCGACCGACGGGAGCGAGGGGACGGTGACGGCGCTCTCCCACGCCCGGGAGATAGCGGCGAACCACGGCGCGACCCTGCACGTCGTCCACGTCGTCGACCGCCGGGTGTACCTCGCGGCCGGCAAGGACGAACAGGACGAGGTGCTGGCCGGGCTGGAGGCGGACGGCGAGGCGGCCGTCGATACCGTCGTCGACCGGCTCGACGGCTCCGGGCTGGACGTGGTGACGGCGGTCCGGGAAGGGATCCCCCACCGCGAACTGCTCGACTACGCCGACGAACAGGAGATCGACCTGATAACCATCGGGACCCACGGCCGGTCCGGCCGGGACCGCATCGTCAACATGGGCAGCGTCACGGAGAAAGTGGTCGACAGCTGCGAGCGGCCGGTCCTCGTCGTCCCGCTGGACGACGCGTAG
- a CDS encoding carboxypeptidase-like regulatory domain-containing protein — MHRTAGLVAALLVTSMLGAAAPAAAGTEGGTETADLVTLELTVVDDDGNPVGRADVNVTYDGGYNETRTYSNGEALVDVPRGVTPEVHVSHGDYVRNFPARIGEVTDSATENVTVYPRSTAVVEVSDGSGAVENARVVLKKEGDLRTVERGRTNADGVFESDDVEAGTYTATVVKEGYLESTSEFYVEGTVTESVSIEGARANVDVTVLDAYFENATPVGGASVSIANDGETVATVTTSDRNGEAATRLGVNTEYDVTVEHPDYDTVEGELDVGEQESLAVTYNVTRTPTLSVNASETSVAVGGTVRVVVTDEYGEVVGDAAVYRDDTEVGTTDANGVLSVPITEAGEFEVTAESGGVSSEAVTVEGVDEGGEETTTTTTTADTTTDTPTTTEGDGSSDGGGLPGFTAGAAIVALGSALVALRRRR, encoded by the coding sequence ATGCATCGAACAGCGGGACTCGTCGCCGCGCTTCTCGTCACGAGCATGCTCGGCGCCGCGGCCCCGGCGGCGGCGGGTACGGAGGGTGGAACGGAGACGGCCGACCTGGTGACGCTCGAACTGACCGTCGTCGACGACGACGGGAACCCGGTCGGGAGGGCCGACGTGAACGTGACGTACGACGGGGGGTACAACGAGACGCGGACCTACTCGAACGGGGAGGCGCTCGTCGACGTCCCCCGCGGCGTCACGCCGGAGGTACACGTGTCACACGGTGATTACGTGCGAAACTTCCCGGCCCGGATCGGCGAGGTGACCGACTCCGCGACCGAGAACGTGACCGTCTACCCCCGGTCGACCGCCGTCGTCGAGGTGAGCGACGGGAGCGGCGCGGTCGAGAACGCGCGGGTCGTCCTGAAGAAGGAGGGTGACCTCCGGACCGTCGAGCGCGGCCGGACGAACGCAGACGGCGTCTTCGAGAGCGACGACGTCGAAGCCGGCACGTACACCGCGACGGTGGTCAAGGAAGGGTACCTGGAGTCGACCAGCGAGTTCTACGTGGAGGGCACCGTGACCGAGTCCGTTAGCATCGAGGGCGCGCGGGCGAACGTCGACGTCACCGTCCTCGACGCCTACTTCGAGAACGCCACGCCCGTCGGCGGCGCGTCCGTCTCGATAGCCAACGACGGCGAGACGGTCGCCACCGTGACGACGAGCGACCGGAACGGCGAGGCGGCGACCCGCCTCGGCGTGAACACGGAGTACGACGTGACCGTCGAACACCCTGACTACGACACCGTCGAGGGCGAACTCGACGTGGGCGAACAGGAGTCGCTGGCGGTGACGTACAACGTCACCCGGACGCCGACGCTGTCGGTCAACGCGTCCGAGACGAGCGTCGCGGTCGGCGGGACGGTCCGGGTCGTCGTCACCGACGAGTACGGCGAGGTCGTCGGCGACGCCGCCGTCTACCGCGACGACACGGAGGTCGGCACGACCGACGCCAACGGCGTCCTGAGCGTCCCGATAACGGAGGCCGGCGAGTTCGAGGTCACGGCCGAGAGCGGGGGCGTCAGCTCCGAGGCCGTCACGGTCGAGGGCGTCGACGAGGGCGGCGAAGAGACGACCACGACGACCACGACGGCCGACACGACCACTGACACGCCCACGACCACCGAGGGCGACGGGAGCTCGGACGGCGGCGGGCTGCCCGGCTTCACGGCCGGCGCGGCGATAGTCGCGCTCGGCAGCGCGCTGGTCGCGCTTCGCCGGCGGCGGTAG
- a CDS encoding ornithine cyclodeaminase family domain: protein MTATRTVELEGHIIDSGMMGRCFGLIMDMGGSFEVEQFDIGRHKHAESYARLAVSADTDHELQAILHELHQNGATLLDPSDATLEPAPADQVVPTGFYSTTNHPTFVRVDGEWLPVDDIEMDCAVVVERGVQRTPDGSSGDDTEPRDGADGGPRAYTKVLNAVEEGDMIVTGEAGIRVEPPERPRGDEGGAFGFMQGGVSSERPSESLIAKVADAVEQTKEDGGDVLAVCGPALIHSGAADDLARLVSEGYVDGISAGNGFAVHDLERGLYGTSLGMDMETMEHPRKGHKHHIYTISEIIRAGGIEAAVEDGVVTEGIMYECVENDVPYVLAGSIRDDGPLPDTITDAVEAQNAIREQAREADMVLMLATLLHSVAVGNCLPSTTRVVCVDINPSTVTQLLDRGSAQAIGMVSDIGTFVPMLADNLLDE from the coding sequence ATGACCGCGACCCGGACCGTGGAGCTAGAGGGCCATATCATCGACTCGGGGATGATGGGCCGGTGTTTCGGCCTCATCATGGACATGGGCGGCTCGTTCGAGGTCGAGCAGTTCGACATCGGCCGCCACAAGCACGCCGAGTCGTACGCCCGGCTGGCCGTCTCGGCTGACACGGACCACGAACTGCAGGCGATCCTCCACGAACTCCACCAGAACGGCGCGACGCTGCTCGACCCCTCCGACGCCACGCTGGAGCCGGCCCCCGCCGACCAGGTGGTTCCGACCGGGTTCTACTCGACGACGAACCACCCGACGTTCGTGCGGGTCGACGGCGAGTGGCTCCCCGTCGACGACATCGAGATGGACTGTGCCGTGGTCGTCGAGCGAGGGGTGCAACGCACCCCTGACGGGTCGAGCGGCGACGACACGGAGCCGCGAGACGGCGCGGACGGCGGCCCCCGGGCCTACACCAAGGTGCTGAACGCCGTCGAGGAGGGCGACATGATCGTCACCGGCGAGGCCGGCATCCGGGTCGAACCGCCCGAGCGCCCCCGCGGCGACGAGGGCGGCGCGTTCGGCTTCATGCAGGGCGGCGTCTCCAGCGAGCGCCCGTCCGAGTCGCTCATCGCCAAGGTGGCCGACGCCGTCGAGCAGACGAAGGAGGACGGCGGCGACGTGCTGGCGGTGTGTGGCCCGGCGCTCATCCACTCCGGCGCGGCCGACGACCTGGCCCGCCTCGTCAGCGAGGGGTACGTCGACGGCATCTCGGCGGGCAACGGCTTCGCCGTCCACGACCTCGAACGCGGCCTGTACGGCACCTCGCTCGGGATGGACATGGAGACGATGGAACACCCCCGGAAGGGCCACAAGCACCACATCTACACCATCAGCGAGATCATCCGCGCGGGCGGCATCGAGGCCGCCGTCGAGGACGGCGTCGTCACCGAGGGGATCATGTACGAGTGCGTCGAGAACGACGTGCCGTACGTCCTCGCCGGGTCGATCCGCGACGACGGGCCGCTACCGGACACGATCACCGACGCCGTCGAGGCACAGAACGCCATCCGCGAGCAGGCACGGGAGGCCGACATGGTGCTGATGCTCGCCACCCTGTTGCACTCCGTCGCCGTCGGCAACTGCCTGCCCTCCACCACGCGGGTCGTCTGCGTCGACATCAACCCCTCCACCGTCACCCAGTTGCTCGACCGCGGGAGCGCTCAGGCCATCGGCATGGTGTCGGACATCGGCACGTTCGTCCCGATGCTCGCCGACAACCTGCTCGACGAGTAG